A genomic stretch from Arachis stenosperma cultivar V10309 chromosome 3, arast.V10309.gnm1.PFL2, whole genome shotgun sequence includes:
- the LOC130966300 gene encoding protein RALF-like 24, giving the protein MYHPRFIILTFLYLSPVLLSICYGLSVVDLNLLKHSDKSGVITKRVCTKSIVECLEEETEMDSESNRRLMQQQQQQQHRYISYETLKRDMVPCDRAGSSYYSCKAREANPYNRGCEVITACARGSQPIRT; this is encoded by the coding sequence ATGTACCATCCCAGATTCATCATCTTGACCTTCCTATATCTGTCACCTGTTCTTCTCTCAATCTGCTATGGCCTATCTGTTGTGGATCTCAACTTGCTGAAACACAGTGATAAAAGTGGTGTAATTACCAAAAGGGTATGCACCAAGAGCATTGTGGAGTGCTTGGAAGAAGAGACAGAAATGGATTCAGAGAGTAACAGAAGATTAatgcagcagcagcagcagcagcagcacaGGTACATTAGCTATGAGACACTGAAGAGGGACATGGTTCCATGTGATAGAGCAGGATCCTCTTACTACAGTTGCAAAGCAAGAGAAGCAAACCCTTATAATAGAGGCTGTGAAGTTATTACTGCATGTGCAAGAGGTTCTCAACCCATCAGAACTTGA